One part of the Nymphaea colorata isolate Beijing-Zhang1983 chromosome 8, ASM883128v2, whole genome shotgun sequence genome encodes these proteins:
- the LOC116258920 gene encoding myosin-binding protein 3-like, with amino-acid sequence MAAGNKFATMLSRNTSRMTVVLVYVALEWVLIVLLLLNSLFSYLIRKFVAYFGLKPPCPWCSRIDHLLEPCREFEGHPFIESVCEAHAKEISRLGYCLKHRRLVEACRTCEDCSLARGCHQGSVIASVSLVAQTDVGDEGEVAKCSCCGAGLNDGFYSKYFLKKGLFKPSWDVLSDGDKVASVIREEEEEIEEEEKKRKGADEDGEGDKDDDAGQDVVVEEEKEEERRKMVVVMEEEDADIVEKVVDEPLGKASIGSIVDSDGGDSSCNITALNLIDSCDSDRRRLAPVEIIDSVTQPYVLGAKETSVGRSDNARLNLLDSFDDHLQRESLENESVAYYHGCSPAVELQGSLAEDGSLTCFDQNNRRETVDERDESDGMAIAGQAEDSDKVLPIHDQITATASKGTIPVEEKSTISQDGIVHEEPVVRCSECTEGASSTSSYDDTQKSLTSSALNVEEEQGQGGVRESADEEIDGCFALETSCVTGKMEQRIKQLSLGSEVNEIDEEREPETPNHMDVFQSLHKRLMMERKESGIESVDISVLSEPEGSEMVVIEQLEAALKAERVAFSALYAELEEERSASAIAANQTMAMITRLQEEKAAMQMEALQYQRMMEEQSEYDQEALQLLNELMVKREKEKQELEKELELYRKKVLHYEARERRMRKTKANENGVGQILNHQVQRVSSASSTGGDSDELSADFNDEDDGSDTIFESNQNTPGEAVHNSSNEHENTKLTTLDESLADFEHERLSILEQLKALEEKLLTLSDEESESTMTMNQVVGMPGAVVPEESFELFVGNSNLEGSHCVDTDGKDELFGEDADLVVNGTPDHLTSNCKRPAHRTYDGPMPKQLLPLFVAASCENGNEEEVEDEEEEEASYNHSDVHLCKHVAIEEEVEQVYERLQALEADEEFLKHCVNSLKKGDKGMQLLQEILQHLRDLRAVEHRSRNLGDATPL; translated from the exons ATGGCGGCAGGGAACAAGTTCGCGACCATGTTAAGCAGAAACACGTCAAGGATGACGGTTGTTCTCGTCTATGTGGCCCTTGAATGGGTTTTGATCGTCCTTCTCCTCCTCAACTCTCTTTTCTCTTACCTTATTAGAAAGTTCGTCGCCTACTTCGGCCTAAAGCCGCCGTGCCCCTGGTGCTCCAGGATCGACCATTTGCTGGAGCCCTGCCGGGAGTTTGAGGGCCACCCCTTTATTGAGTCGGTATGCGAGGCCCATGCGAAGGAGATCTCCAGATTGGGGTACTGCTTGAAGCATCGGAGGCTGGTGGAGGCTTGCCGGACTTGCGAGGATTGCTCGCTCGCTCGAGGGTGCCACCAGGGGAGCGTCATTGCCTCCGTCTCTCTGGTCGCCCAGACTGATGTTGGGGATGAGGGGGAGGTAGCGAAGTGCTCTTGTTGTGGTGCTGGATTGAATGACGGCTTCTATTCGAAGTACTTCTTGAAAAAGGGTCTGTTTAAGCCATCGTGGGACGTTTTGTCTGATGGCGACAAAGTGGCATCTGTTATtcgggaagaagaagaagaaatagaagaagaggaaaaaaagagaaaaggagctGATGAAGACGGTGAAGGTGATAAAGACGATGATGCTGGTCAAGacgtggtggtggaggaggagaaggaggaagagcgGAGGAAGATGGTGGTGGtaatggaggaggaggatgcGGATATTGTGGAAAAGGTGGTTGATGAGCCATTAGGGAAAGCGTCAATTGGTAGCATAGTGGACTCTGATGGTGGTGATTCTTCCTGTAACATTACGGCCTTAAACTTGATAGATTCTTGTGATTCTGATCGCCGACGTTTGGCTCCTGTTGAGATCATCGATTCCGTCACCCAGCCGTATGTGTTAGGGGCTAAGGAGACGAGCGTCGGGCGATCGGATAATGCTCGTCTGAATCTGTTGGACAGCTTTGATGATCATTTACAGAGAGAGTCTCTGGAGAACGAATCAGTTGCTTATTATCACGGCTGCTCACCAGCTGTCGAATTGCAGGGCTCTCTGGCAGAAGATGGTTCACTGACGTGCTTCGATCAGAATAATAGGCGAGAAACTGTTGACGAAAGAGACGAATCAGATGGCATGGCTATTGCCGGGCAAGCTGAAGACTCCGACAAAGTCTTACCCATCCATGATCAGATCACCG CAACAGCAAGCAAAGGCACTATTCCGGTGGAAGAAAAATCGACGATCTCTCAGGATGGAATTGTCCATGAGGAACCTGTTGTTCGTTGCAGTGAATGCACTGAAGGCGCTTCGTCTACGTCCTCGTATGATGATACCCAGAAGAGCCTCACTTCCAGTGCCTTGAACGTTGAGGAAGAGCAAG GACAAGGAGGGGTAAGGGAATCTGCAGATGAGGAAATAGATGGGTGCTTTGCTTTGGAAACATCGTGCGTAACTGGGAAGATGGAACAAAGGATAAAACAGCTGTCCCTCGGTTCTGAAGTCAACGAGATCGATGAGGAAAGGGAGCCTGAAACACCAAACCACATGGATGTCTTCCAGAGTTTGCAcaaaagattgatgatggagaggaAAGAATCCGGAATAGAATCTGTGGATATTAGTGTCCTTAGCGAACCCGAAGGTAGTGAAATGGTGGTAATTGAACAACTGGAGGCGGCTCTGAAAGCAGAACGGGTGGCCTTTAGTGCCTTATACGCGGagttggaagaagagagaagtGCTTCTGCTATTGCTGCTAACCAGACAATGGCTATGATAACTCGCTTACAAGAGGAAAAAGCTGCAATGCAAATGGAAGCACTTCAGTACCAAAGGATGATGGAGGAGCAGTCTGAGTATGACCAAGAAGCACTGCAGCTTCTGAATGAACTCATGGttaaaagggagaaagaaaagcaagagcTTGAGAAGGAATTGGAGTTGTATCGGAAGAAAGTACTGCACTACGAGGCCAGGGAAAGAAGGATGAGGAAGACGAAGGCTAATGAAAATGGCGTTGGGCAGATCTTGAATCATCAAGTACAGAGGGTGTCGTCTGCATCTTCTACTGGAGGGGATAGTGATGAACTTTCAGCGGATTTTAACGACGAGGATGATGGTTCTGATACTATCTTCGAGAGCAACCAGAACACCCCTGGTGAAGCTGTTCACAATTCAAGCAATGAACATGAAAACACCAAACTGACCACTCTTGATGAGTCTCTTGCTGATTTTGAGCATGAAAGGCTTTCCATTCTAGAGCAGCTAAAGGCTTTGGAAGAGAAACTTTTGACGTTGTCAGATGAAGAAAGTGAAAGCACGATGACAATGAATCAAGTTGTTGGTATGCCCGGTGCTGTAGTTCCTGAAGAATCCTTTGAACTGTTTGTCGGAAATTCGAACCTAGAAGGATCACATTGTGTGGACACTGATGGGAAGGATGAATTGTTTGGTGAAGATGCAGATTTGGTTGTGAATGGTACTCCAGATCACCTAACCAGCAATTGTAAGCGTCCTGCTCACCGGACATATGATGGTCCTATGCCAAAACAACTGCTTCCACTATTCGTTGCTGCAAGTTGCGAAAATGGAAATGAGGAAGAAGTagaagacgaggaagaagaagaggcaagCTATAATCACTCAGATGTTCATCTTTGCAAACATGTCGCCATTGAAGAGGAAGTGGAACAAGTTTACGAGAGGCTACAGGCTCTTGAAGCAGACGAGGAGTTCTTAAAGCACTGTGTCAACTCACTCAAGAAGGGAGATAAGGGAATGCAGCTCCTTCAGGAGATACTACAGCACCTGCGTGACCTAAGGGCTGTTGAACATAGATCAAGAAATCTTGGGGATGCTACTCctttataa